CCAGCGACTCGCGCGGCACCACGTTGATGACGCCGAAGAACGCGCCCGTGCCGTACAGCGCGCTGCCGGGGCCGCGCACCACTTCGATGCGCTCCACCTCTTCCAGGTCCACGCTGAGGTCGTGCGCCGCGTAGCCCTGGCCGGCCCACACGTCGTTCATCGCGTGGCCGTCCCAGAGGATGAGGATGCGCGTGTTGAGGTCGCCCGGCGGCGAGAAGCCGCGCACGCCCAGGTACGTGTACGTCCGGTCGTCGGTGAGGAAGAAGCCGCGCACGCCCGCCAGCGCCTCCGCCAGGGTGCGCCAGCCGAACGCGCGCAGCTCCTCCGGCGTGAGCACGGTGGTGGAGGCGGGGGCCTCGTCCACGGACAGGAGGCGCTTGGACGCCGCACGCACCGGGGGCGGCTCGTAGCGCAGGGTGGCGTGGACCTTCACCTCCTGGTCGGGGATGACGGTGACCTTCTGGCGCACGGGGCGCACGTCGCGGCTCTCCACCTCCAGCACGTGCTCGCCCTGCGGCAGGGTGACGACGGTGGGGGTGAAGCCCGCGGGCCGGCCGTCCACGCGCACGGTGGCGCCGTCGTGGTTGGCGGTGACGACGACGCGGCCGCTGGGCGCCGTCTGCGCGGTCAGCGTGACGGCGAGCGGCAGGGTGCCTTCCGCGGGCACGTCGATGACGTACTGGCCGGGCGCGTGGCCGGGCGCGCGCACGTGCAGCACGCGCTGACCCGGAGACAGCCGCAGCTTCGCGGGGATGCGGCCCAGCACCGGGCCGGTGGGGCTGTCACGCAGCTCCGCGCCCTCGGGGGAGCCGGTGATGTCCACCAGGCCGGTGATGAGGGCCAGGTCCAGGTCCACCGGCACCTCCCGGCCCCGGACGAGGGTGACGCTGGCCTCGGTGGGGCGGTAGCCGGACTTCTGGACCAGGACCTTGTGGCGGCCCGGCGACAGCGCGAGCGTCTGCGGCGAGCGGCCCCGGCTGCCCAGGTCCGCGCGGTCCACGAAGACCTCCGCGCCGCGGGGATTGGTGGTGACGCGCACCAGGGCGACCTTGGGACGCAGGCGCTCCAGGGAGCGGCTGACCTCCGACGCGTCCTCGGCCGGCAGGTCCTCGCCGAGCAGGTCGTTGTAGTAGCGGTACGCCTCGTTGAACTTGCCCAGCGCCTCGAAGCAGCGCGCGATGTTGAAGAGCACGTTGCGGTTGGGTACCAGCCGGTAGCTGGTGAAGTACGAGCGCAGCGCCTCCGTGTAGTTGCCGTGGGAGTACGCGTCGTTGCCCAGCTCGAAGGCGATGTCCGCCTCGTCCGCGTTGTTGTCCGCGAGCGCGGGACCGGCGGTGAGGAGCCAGAGGGACAGCAGCCAGGGGCCGAGGGCGGACGCACGCATGAGGACGCGTGCATTCTCGCCCCGATGCGGTGTCAGGTCCACGACACTGACCTCGCACGGACGGGCACCGCACGCCCGGCGTGAGTCAGCGGGCGAGCGCCGCCGCCAGCCGCCGGGCCGCGGCCTCCAGCGTTTCCGGCGGCAGGTGCTCCGCCGGGGCCGCGTCGAAGGCGCCCCGACCCCGGAGGTGGGCCGGGGTGTCCGCGAAGCGGGGGACGAGGTGCAGGTGGAAGTGGCGGAGCACGTCGCCAATGGCGAACGCGTAGACGTGCTCGGCGCCGAGCACCTCGCGCTGGGCGCGCATCACCCGGGCGGCGAACGGGCCCAATTCCCGCGCCGCCGCTTCGTCCAGGTCATACCAGCCGCGCACGTGCTGATCGCTGGTGAGCACCACCCAGCCCGGGACGGGGCTGGGGGACGCCACCCCGTGGAGGACCAGCCCGGGCGCCCGCGCGAGCACGCCACCCGGTGGGTGGACCGCTCCGCGAACGATGGCGCAGCCCAGGCAGGGGTCGTTGACGTCTGACATGGCGAGTCATCCTCTTTCAGGGCGCTTGGAAGCCCTTGGGTAGAATTCACCCCACCTTGACGGCGTGGGCCCGGGTCAGGGAGTGTCCGATTTCCGCCCTTTGGATGCAGCTGGGGCGTGAAAATTCCGTCATAAATTCAAGGTGGGGACGATGAAGAAGCATGTGCTGATGGCCGTGTTGCCGCTGCTGGCCTGGGGGTGCGGTGACGCGACTGACGCGGACAACGATGGTGTCGCGGACGGCATCCGTGATCCGAACAACGTGTCGGTGGTGGTGCCTTCCACGCCGAAGGGCACGGTGTCGGGCCAGGTGCTGAGCACGACGCTACAGCCGATGGCGGACGTGACGGTCGCGATGACGATCGGCAGCCAGCCGACGGGCAAGTCGGCGACGACGGACGCCAGCGGCAACTTCGTGATGACGGACGTGCCGGCGGCCGCGCAGGTGCTGCTGACGTTCAGCAAGACCGGCTACGCGACGCTGCGCGCGACCTCCACGGTGCCGGCGGCCGCGGGTACGGTCCCCATCAACAACGGCAACGCGAGCTTCGGTCCGGTGACGCTGGCGCAGCTGAACGGCTCGCTGGCCGTCACGGTGGTGACGCCGCAGGGCCGTCCGGCGGTGGGCGCGAAGGGCGTGCTCGAGGTGGACAAGGCCGGCTCGGTCATCCTGAGCAACTACGACTCCGTCGCCTCCGTCATCAGCAAGGTCTACGTGGAGGCCACGGCGGACTCCAATGGCGTGATGACCTTCAGCGGCATCCCCTCCGGCGTGGAGCTGGCGCGCCTGGGCGGCACGTACAACCTGTGGATCGCGCCGCTGGACACCAACGGTGACGGCCTGGCGGACACGGGCGGTTACACGAAGAGCTACTCGGGTGGCTCCATCGTGGGCACGCAGGCCACGACGCTCGCGCAGCTGAACTTCTCGAAGCCGTCGGGCGCGGGTGCGCTGACCATCGAGGGTGGCAACGTGTCCAGCCTGAAGGGCGCCGCGGAGGTGGATCCGCTCCGCAACATGGTGCGTCCTGGCGAGCCCATCTACGTGTACTTCAACCAGCCGGTGCAGCCGGGCTCGGTGTTCGTGCGCCTGACGGATGAGTACGCCAAGGAGTCGCTGCCGGTGACGGCCCAGGTGAACGTCGGCGGTTACTCGGCGACCATCAACCCGGGCAACGGCATCGTGCAGGAGGGCAAGGAGTACAACATCTTCGTGCGCGCCGTGGCCGCCGAGGGTGGCAGCAACTACAGCCGCACGGGCTTCTTCTTCGGCGGCGACCAGTCCGCGCCGAGGGCGATCACCATCGCGGAGCTGCGGTACCAGGAGACCGAGCGGCCGCCGGCGATTGGCGCGTTCCAGCTCAATTCCACTGAACTCGTGTACGTGAGCTTCAGCGCGCCCATCGCGAAGCAGGTCGGCCAGTCCGTCCAGGTCCTCCTCGGTGTCGACATCGACGGCGTCGGCGGCGTGGGTGGCAACTCCTTCGGTGAGATTGGCAATAGCAGTGGCCAGGGCTTCCCCCTGGAGATGGCCGAGCCGACGAAGCCCATCCAGACGCGCACGCCGGCCGAGCTGCCGGTATTTGGCATCCAGCCGTCCGGGTACAGCACCCGCTATTACTTCACCTACAGCGGCAATGCCCTCGTCGGTCTGAACACGATTCCTATCCGGGTGGTGTTCAGCAACCTGGCGCCCGTCCTGGGCACCAACGACGTCTACGAGTCCATCTGGGGCCAGCCGATCAACGCGGACCTGGAAATGACGGGCATCATCCAGCAGCCCCCGCCGGCCCTGCCTAATTGAGCCTGGCTGCGTCATCCTGACGTAGGAGGTTGACTCCTCCTGGATGCCCCCGTGAAGCCCATGCTTCGCGGGGGCATCTTCGTTTCAAGCTGTCCCCGGGGAGGGATCCTCCCGTCTTGAATGGAGACGTGTCCCCGCGTCACTGGACGCGCAACGTCCCGAGGATGCATACGGATCGGGTCCACTTCCGGATGGACTCCTTCTTGCTAAGCCGCGTCACCATGAAAAATCTCAGCTTCATCTGGATGACGATGCTGCTCATGCCCGCGGCATGCATCCAGATTCCCGAACTCGCTGCTCCCCCCGCGACGCCTCCAGGCAGTGATGCAGGAACGGGCCCGCAGGAGCAGGAGCCGATTGGTATCCAATGGATGTCGCCTGTTGAAGGGGCAAGGGTCGGAAGCACCGCGAGACTTCAGGTTCAACTGACGGGATCCGCACCGGACCGTGTAGAGTTGCTCGTGGATGGCGCCACGGTCGCTAACTTGGAAGCGCCGTTCGTCCTGGACTGGGAAACGCAATCCATTTCAGAGGGTCCGCATGCGTTTGTCATCCGCGCGCTCCGGGAGGAACAGGAGTTCTTGAGCGCCCCACGCCAGTTGGTGGTGGACCGGACGAAGCCCCGCATGGTCACCCGAGTGCCCGTCAATGGTGCCCCAGAGGTTTCAGTCCTGGCACCCATTGAGGCCACCTTCTCGGAACCCTTGGACCCGACCACCGCGAATGGACAGTCGATACAACTCATGACGGAGACCGGGCGCTTGGAGGCGACGGTCATTCTTTCGGAGGATGGAACGACCTTGACCTTGCGCCCGGCTTCGCCGCTACCGGTCAATCAGCAGGTCCGAGTGGTGATGGCGGGTACGGTCGTCGATCTCGCCGGAAACCAGTTGGATGCGCTGTCTCAGGATTGGGCATGGTCCGTGCCTGCCTATCTCCAGTGGGGTGAGCCTCAGTTCGCAGGAAAGCTTGAAGAGAGTTACGTTGGAGAGACGTCACTTCGGGTGGGAATGGATGCCCTTCCCATTGTGGCCTGGACGCAGAACAGTTCGGTTCATGTGAAACGCTGGCGTGGCGAGGGTTGGGAGTATCTGGGCGGTCCCCTGAACGGAGGCGCGAACAACTCCGCCTGGGGCAATGCACTGCAGATCAATTCTGACGGCAGCCCGATGGTGGCTTGGTTGGAGTACGCCACAGGCCTCGGCCAGAGTCAGGTTCATGTCCGCAGATGGAATGGAACTGCATGGGCCTCCATGGGCACATACATGACGACCAGCCTTACGCAGAGTGCCATCCCTTGGATGGGGTTTACTTCCAGAGCCCAGCAGCTTCCGGTCGTGGCATGGCACGAAGAGAATGCTTCACAGGCACAGGTTGTCTTCCGCCAGTGGGATGGAAGCAATTGGGTGGCAAAGGCCGCGCCACTGCCAATCAAGAAAGGCGCGAACATCAATTACCTGGGGTTCGACCTGGATGCCTCGGAGAGGCCCATCGTCTCTTTCACGCAATACGAAGCAGCCACTGGCGAAGTGGGGCGAGTGATGCGGTGGGATGGGACTTCCTGGACGGAAATCTCCACAGGGCTTGGCTTGCTGCCAGTCACCCGTTGTTTTGGAAGCGATGGGCACTTGTTTGTGGGAGGAACCGCCTGGGTCAATGGCGCCTGGGCAGGGCTTGTCAGGAAATGGAGTGGGAGCGCCTGGGCGACGGTCGGCGAACCGTTGGCGGACATCGCCGGTGGAACGGCTCGGCGTGTGGATGCCATGGCGATGGGCTCCCAAGGGGCGTTGATCGTGCTCGCGAGCGAAGCTCCCTCCGCGACTGAAACGGCCAGCCGCATCGGGCAGGCGCGGCGCTGGACGGGAACCCAATGGGAGTCCTTGGGTGGCATCTTGAAACCCAACCTGGGCAGCTTGCTGTGGGGTCTCCCCGACTTCGCCCTCGCCGGGGATGACGAGCCCATCGTGTCCTGGACGGAGAAGGTCGAGTCGGCCGACACGTTCAACTGGGCCGTCGGCGTCTACCGACTCAACCATTGAGCCCCACTCCCAGTCCCTCCGCCCACCTACACTGTCGTCCGCTGTGTCCCTGTCGCCCGGCCGACATCGGACCTACCCTGGGATACGTCCAGGGAAATCTTGCGAGAACGGGCGCTTTTCGGTGGACGTGTTTAGATTCGCTCCGCCCCTCCCCTGCATGCGAGGCCTCTGCTCCATGAAGAACGCGGTCCTGACATCTCCAGAGGGTGAGCCAACCGCGAGCGGTGGGCCCGCTCCCGTGAACTCCGCCAAGCAGCGCGTCCTCGTCGTCGACGACTTCGACGACGCCCGCGAGATGTACGCCGAATACCTGGAGTTCTGCGGGTTTGAGGTGGACACCGCGAAGAACGGCCTGGAGGCCGTGGAGAAGGCCCAGGAGGGGGAGCCGGACATCATCCTCATGGACCTGTCCCTCCCCGTCATGGATGGCTGGGAGGCGACGCGGCGCATCAAGCAGGACACCCGCACCCGCGACATCCCCGTGATGGCCCTCACCGGCCACGTGCTCGCCGGCAACGCCGAGCACGCCCTGTCCGTGGGCGCGGACGAGTTCGTCGCC
The sequence above is drawn from the Corallococcus sp. NCRR genome and encodes:
- a CDS encoding HIT family protein codes for the protein MSDVNDPCLGCAIVRGAVHPPGGVLARAPGLVLHGVASPSPVPGWVVLTSDQHVRGWYDLDEAAARELGPFAARVMRAQREVLGAEHVYAFAIGDVLRHFHLHLVPRFADTPAHLRGRGAFDAAPAEHLPPETLEAAARRLAAALAR
- a CDS encoding response regulator; translated protein: MKNAVLTSPEGEPTASGGPAPVNSAKQRVLVVDDFDDAREMYAEYLEFCGFEVDTAKNGLEAVEKAQEGEPDIILMDLSLPVMDGWEATRRIKQDTRTRDIPVMALTGHVLAGNAEHALSVGADEFVAKPCLPQDLENKIRNMLKPSKAKPRSGQE
- a CDS encoding carboxypeptidase-like regulatory domain-containing protein, translating into MKKHVLMAVLPLLAWGCGDATDADNDGVADGIRDPNNVSVVVPSTPKGTVSGQVLSTTLQPMADVTVAMTIGSQPTGKSATTDASGNFVMTDVPAAAQVLLTFSKTGYATLRATSTVPAAAGTVPINNGNASFGPVTLAQLNGSLAVTVVTPQGRPAVGAKGVLEVDKAGSVILSNYDSVASVISKVYVEATADSNGVMTFSGIPSGVELARLGGTYNLWIAPLDTNGDGLADTGGYTKSYSGGSIVGTQATTLAQLNFSKPSGAGALTIEGGNVSSLKGAAEVDPLRNMVRPGEPIYVYFNQPVQPGSVFVRLTDEYAKESLPVTAQVNVGGYSATINPGNGIVQEGKEYNIFVRAVAAEGGSNYSRTGFFFGGDQSAPRAITIAELRYQETERPPAIGAFQLNSTELVYVSFSAPIAKQVGQSVQVLLGVDIDGVGGVGGNSFGEIGNSSGQGFPLEMAEPTKPIQTRTPAELPVFGIQPSGYSTRYYFTYSGNALVGLNTIPIRVVFSNLAPVLGTNDVYESIWGQPINADLEMTGIIQQPPPALPN
- a CDS encoding Ig-like domain-containing protein; this encodes MDSFLLSRVTMKNLSFIWMTMLLMPAACIQIPELAAPPATPPGSDAGTGPQEQEPIGIQWMSPVEGARVGSTARLQVQLTGSAPDRVELLVDGATVANLEAPFVLDWETQSISEGPHAFVIRALREEQEFLSAPRQLVVDRTKPRMVTRVPVNGAPEVSVLAPIEATFSEPLDPTTANGQSIQLMTETGRLEATVILSEDGTTLTLRPASPLPVNQQVRVVMAGTVVDLAGNQLDALSQDWAWSVPAYLQWGEPQFAGKLEESYVGETSLRVGMDALPIVAWTQNSSVHVKRWRGEGWEYLGGPLNGGANNSAWGNALQINSDGSPMVAWLEYATGLGQSQVHVRRWNGTAWASMGTYMTTSLTQSAIPWMGFTSRAQQLPVVAWHEENASQAQVVFRQWDGSNWVAKAAPLPIKKGANINYLGFDLDASERPIVSFTQYEAATGEVGRVMRWDGTSWTEISTGLGLLPVTRCFGSDGHLFVGGTAWVNGAWAGLVRKWSGSAWATVGEPLADIAGGTARRVDAMAMGSQGALIVLASEAPSATETASRIGQARRWTGTQWESLGGILKPNLGSLLWGLPDFALAGDDEPIVSWTEKVESADTFNWAVGVYRLNH